A single region of the Streptococcus sanguinis genome encodes:
- a CDS encoding ABC transporter ATP-binding protein: MVELNLKNIYKKYPNSDHYSVEDFNLDIKDKEFIVFVGPSGCGKSTTLRMIAGLEDITEGTASIDGTVVNDVAPKDRDIAMVFQNYALYPHMTVYDNMAFGLKLRKYSKEDIDKRVNEAAEILGLKEFLQRKPADLSGGQRQRVAMGRAIVRDAKVFLMDEPLSNLDAKLRVSMRAEIAKIHRRIGATTIYVTHDQTEAMTLADRIVIMSATKNPAGTGTIGRVEQIGTPQEVYKHPANKFVAGFIGSPATNFFEVTLEDGRLVGPNRDFSLQVPEGNLKGLREKGYEGNKLIFGIRPEDINMEPAFLETFPESVLTAKISVSELLGAESHLYCTVGGSEFVAKVDARDHMNTGSSIKLGFDLNKAHYFDAETEDNIF, from the coding sequence ATGGTAGAATTAAATCTGAAAAATATCTATAAAAAATATCCCAACAGCGACCACTATTCAGTGGAAGACTTCAATCTAGATATCAAGGACAAGGAATTTATCGTCTTTGTTGGTCCGTCTGGTTGCGGAAAATCAACTACGCTGCGTATGATTGCAGGTTTGGAGGATATTACAGAAGGAACTGCCTCTATTGACGGTACAGTGGTCAATGATGTGGCGCCCAAAGACCGTGACATCGCCATGGTCTTCCAGAACTATGCCCTTTATCCGCACATGACTGTCTATGACAACATGGCCTTTGGTCTCAAGCTGCGCAAGTACAGCAAGGAAGATATTGACAAACGAGTTAATGAAGCAGCAGAAATCCTAGGCTTGAAGGAATTCTTGCAACGCAAACCAGCTGATTTGTCTGGCGGTCAGCGTCAGCGGGTAGCAATGGGACGCGCTATCGTTCGGGATGCAAAGGTTTTCCTTATGGATGAGCCTTTGTCTAACTTGGATGCTAAGCTGCGTGTTTCTATGCGGGCGGAGATTGCCAAGATTCACCGCCGTATCGGGGCAACAACTATTTATGTTACCCACGACCAGACTGAAGCTATGACCTTGGCGGATCGTATCGTTATCATGTCAGCGACCAAGAATCCTGCTGGAACTGGAACGATTGGTCGAGTGGAGCAGATTGGTACTCCTCAGGAAGTCTATAAACATCCGGCAAATAAGTTTGTTGCCGGCTTCATTGGCAGCCCAGCTACGAACTTCTTTGAAGTGACACTGGAAGATGGCCGTCTTGTCGGCCCCAACAGAGACTTCAGTCTCCAAGTCCCAGAGGGCAATCTTAAGGGGTTGCGGGAGAAGGGCTATGAAGGCAATAAGTTGATTTTTGGTATTCGTCCTGAAGATATCAACATGGAACCAGCTTTTCTGGAAACCTTCCCTGAGTCGGTTCTAACTGCGAAGATTTCTGTTTCTGAGTTGCTTGGAGCGGAGTCTCACCTCTACTGTACGGTTGGTGGTAGTGAGTTTGTTGCCAAAGTTGATGCACGTGATCATATGAATACCGGAAGCAGTATTAAACTTGGCTTCGACCTAAACAAGGCGCATTACTTTGATGCTGAGACGGAAGACAATATTTTCTAA
- the gtfA gene encoding sucrose phosphorylase encodes MAIQNKTMLITYSDSLGENLKDLYDNLEKHFGDAVGGVHLLPFFPSTGDRGFAPVDYEEVDSAFGDWEDVEKLGEKYYLMFDFMINHISRQSKYYKDFQEKKDQSEYRDLFLSWDKFWPENRPTQADVDLIYKRKDRAPKQEIVFADGSTEYLWNTFGEEQIDLDVRSQVTNDFIKKTLRQLSEHGCDLIRLDAFAYAVKKLDTNDFFVEPEIWDLLEKVQQQAAEFGTDILPEIHEHYSIQFKIAEHGYFVYDFALPMVTLYSLYSGKAERLVEWLEMSPMKQFTTLDTHDGIGVVDVKDILTDEEIDFATNELYKVGANVKRKYSSAEYNNLDIYQINSTYYSALGDDDKKYFISRLIQAFAPGIPQVYYVGFLAGKNDLELLENTKEGRNINRHYYSNEEIAEEVKRPVVQALLKLFRYRNQSAAFDLDGTIEVNLLDENSLRIVRSNADKSVTAQVVINLKELTYSASENGQAITFE; translated from the coding sequence ATGGCTATTCAAAATAAGACCATGCTGATTACTTACTCAGACAGCCTGGGGGAGAATTTAAAAGATCTATATGACAATTTAGAAAAGCATTTTGGGGATGCGGTTGGAGGAGTGCATTTGCTTCCTTTCTTCCCATCAACTGGTGACCGGGGATTCGCCCCAGTAGACTATGAAGAGGTTGATTCAGCCTTTGGTGACTGGGAGGATGTAGAAAAGCTGGGCGAGAAATATTATCTCATGTTTGACTTTATGATCAACCACATCTCACGCCAGTCCAAGTATTATAAGGATTTTCAGGAAAAGAAGGATCAGAGTGAGTATCGTGACCTCTTTCTCAGCTGGGATAAGTTTTGGCCAGAAAATCGTCCGACGCAAGCTGATGTTGATTTGATTTATAAGCGTAAGGATCGGGCACCTAAGCAGGAAATCGTCTTTGCAGATGGAAGCACTGAGTATCTGTGGAACACCTTTGGTGAAGAGCAGATTGATCTAGATGTTCGCAGTCAGGTAACTAATGATTTCATCAAGAAAACATTGCGTCAACTGTCAGAGCATGGCTGTGATCTGATTCGTTTAGATGCATTTGCCTATGCGGTCAAAAAGTTAGATACCAATGATTTCTTTGTTGAGCCAGAAATCTGGGATTTATTAGAAAAAGTCCAGCAGCAAGCGGCTGAGTTTGGGACGGATATTTTACCAGAAATTCATGAGCATTATTCTATCCAGTTCAAGATTGCAGAGCATGGCTACTTTGTCTATGATTTTGCGCTGCCGATGGTAACTCTTTATTCTCTATACAGTGGTAAAGCAGAGCGTCTAGTCGAGTGGCTTGAAATGAGTCCTATGAAGCAATTCACAACACTGGATACTCACGATGGTATTGGGGTTGTTGATGTTAAGGATATTTTGACTGATGAAGAAATTGATTTTGCAACCAATGAACTATATAAGGTTGGAGCTAATGTCAAGCGTAAGTATTCCTCAGCTGAGTACAATAATCTGGACATTTACCAGATTAACTCGACTTACTACTCAGCCTTGGGCGATGACGACAAGAAGTACTTCATTAGCCGTCTGATTCAGGCTTTTGCTCCAGGGATTCCACAGGTCTATTATGTTGGTTTCTTAGCTGGGAAAAATGACCTTGAACTGCTAGAAAACACCAAGGAAGGTCGCAATATCAACCGTCATTATTACAGTAATGAGGAGATTGCTGAAGAAGTCAAGCGTCCAGTTGTGCAAGCCTTGCTCAAGCTTTTCCGTTACCGAAACCAGTCTGCTGCCTTTGACCTAGATGGCACTATTGAAGTCAATCTATTGGATGAAAATAGCCTCCGGATTGTCCGTAGCAATGCAGATAAGTCAGTCACTGCTCAAGTAGTTATCAACCTCAAAGAATTGACATATAGCGCTAGTGAAAATGGCCAAGCTATCACTTTTGAATAG
- a CDS encoding carbohydrate ABC transporter permease, producing the protein MKNAERKANFSKYILLTLGSIIILIPLLATIFSSFKSTKDIVNNFFGFPTQPTLENFQRLLADGIGGYYWNSIVITVLSLAVVMIFIPMAAYSIARNMSKRKAFGIMYTLLILGIFVPFQVIMIPITVMMSKLGLANTWGLIILYLAYAVPQTLFLYVGYIKISIPDSLDEAAEIDGAGKFTTYFKIIFPMMKPMHATTMIINALWFWNDFMLPLLVLNKDSKMWTLPLFQYNYTGQYFNDYGPSFASYVVGIITITIVYLIFQRNIIAGMSNGAVK; encoded by the coding sequence ATGAAAAATGCAGAAAGAAAAGCTAATTTTAGTAAATATATCTTGCTAACACTGGGGTCTATTATCATTTTAATTCCACTCTTAGCAACGATATTCAGTTCCTTTAAGTCTACCAAAGACATCGTTAATAATTTTTTCGGATTTCCGACTCAACCGACTTTAGAAAATTTTCAACGCCTTTTGGCTGATGGTATCGGAGGCTACTATTGGAATTCAATTGTAATCACGGTTCTATCTTTGGCTGTTGTCATGATTTTTATTCCCATGGCTGCTTACTCTATCGCTCGTAATATGTCTAAGAGAAAAGCTTTTGGTATTATGTATACGCTTTTGATTTTAGGGATTTTCGTTCCTTTTCAAGTTATCATGATTCCTATTACAGTTATGATGAGTAAGCTAGGACTAGCCAACACTTGGGGATTAATTATCCTCTATCTGGCTTACGCTGTTCCACAGACTCTCTTTCTCTATGTAGGCTACATTAAGATTTCCATTCCAGACAGTCTGGATGAGGCAGCAGAAATTGACGGTGCTGGAAAGTTTACAACCTATTTCAAGATTATCTTTCCTATGATGAAACCCATGCATGCGACAACCATGATTATCAATGCCCTCTGGTTCTGGAATGATTTCATGCTTCCTCTCTTGGTACTCAATAAAGACTCCAAGATGTGGACTCTGCCACTCTTCCAATATAACTACACAGGTCAATACTTTAATGATTATGGACCGAGCTTTGCTTCTTATGTTGTTGGGATTATCACCATTACTATCGTTTATCTCATCTTCCAGCGCAATATTATTGCTGGAATGAGCAACGGGGCTGTGAAGTAA
- a CDS encoding carbohydrate ABC transporter permease: MKKLIEKYWGWLFVLVPLVLQAVFFYVPMFQGAFYSLTNWTGLTYNYKFVGLNNFMLLMSDPKFMNAIGFTFIITICMVVGEIMLGIWIARALNSKIKGKTFFRAWFFFPAVLSGLTVALIFKQLFNYGLPAIGNALGIEFLKTSLLGTNGGAIFAAIFVLLWQGVAMPIIIFLAGLQSIPTEITEAARIDGASSKQIFWKVELPYLLPSVSMVFILALKGGLTAFDQVFAMTGGGPNNATTSLGLLVYNYAFKSNQFGYANAIAVILFLLIAVISIIQLRVSKKFEI; the protein is encoded by the coding sequence ATGAAAAAATTGATTGAGAAATATTGGGGTTGGCTCTTTGTCCTTGTTCCCCTTGTACTACAGGCTGTATTCTTCTATGTGCCCATGTTTCAGGGTGCCTTCTACAGCCTGACAAACTGGACTGGTTTGACCTATAATTATAAGTTTGTCGGACTCAATAACTTTATGCTCCTCATGAGCGATCCTAAGTTTATGAACGCAATAGGCTTTACATTTATCATTACTATCTGTATGGTAGTTGGTGAGATTATGCTGGGGATCTGGATAGCACGAGCTCTCAACTCGAAGATAAAGGGGAAAACTTTCTTCCGAGCTTGGTTTTTCTTCCCCGCTGTCCTATCTGGATTGACTGTGGCTCTTATCTTTAAGCAACTTTTTAACTACGGGTTGCCAGCTATAGGGAATGCCTTAGGAATTGAATTTCTTAAAACCAGCCTTCTAGGAACGAATGGCGGTGCAATCTTTGCAGCAATCTTCGTCTTGCTTTGGCAAGGGGTAGCCATGCCTATTATCATCTTCTTAGCTGGTCTTCAGTCTATCCCGACTGAGATTACAGAAGCAGCTCGAATTGATGGAGCTAGCAGCAAACAAATCTTTTGGAAGGTGGAACTTCCTTATCTCCTACCAAGCGTTTCCATGGTCTTTATCTTGGCTCTAAAAGGTGGTTTGACAGCGTTTGACCAGGTCTTTGCCATGACAGGCGGCGGTCCGAATAATGCGACCACCTCTCTAGGACTTCTGGTATACAACTATGCTTTTAAGAGCAATCAATTTGGTTATGCCAATGCCATTGCTGTTATCTTGTTTCTCTTGATTGCGGTTATTTCTATTATCCAGTTGAGAGTATCTAAGAAATTTGAAATCTAA
- a CDS encoding extracellular solute-binding protein, translating to MKWYKKMSLAAITGLSLLGLSACSSQGESTDGKVTIEYFNQKGEMVDTLREIAKDFEKENPNVHVKVVNVPNAGEVLKTRVLAGDVPDVVNIYPQSIELQEWAKAGYFEDLSNKDYLKRVKNHYADKYAIDGKIYNIPYTANAYGIYYNKDKFKELGLKVPETWEEFEELVDTIIAKGETPFAIAGADTWTLNGYHQLALATSTGGGKEANDYLRFSKPNAIKSSDSVLKDDFRLLDLFRKKGAMQTNWQGAGYTDVVGAFARGDALMTPNGSWAITAINAQDPKFNVGTFPFPGKQKGQSLTIGAGDLAWSISSSSKHKKEANAFVEYMSRPEVMQKYYDVDGSPTAIEGVKEAGSDAPLAGLAELAFTDRHLVWLAQDWTSESDFYTLTGNYITTGNKEDMAKALNAFFNPMKADVE from the coding sequence ATGAAATGGTATAAAAAGATGAGCTTAGCTGCTATTACAGGACTGTCCCTTTTGGGGCTGTCAGCTTGTAGCAGCCAAGGGGAGTCAACAGATGGTAAGGTAACGATTGAGTATTTCAATCAGAAGGGTGAAATGGTTGATACCCTTCGTGAGATTGCAAAAGACTTTGAAAAAGAAAATCCGAATGTGCATGTGAAAGTGGTGAATGTCCCTAACGCTGGGGAAGTACTCAAAACTCGCGTTCTGGCTGGAGATGTTCCTGATGTTGTCAATATCTATCCCCAGTCTATTGAATTGCAAGAATGGGCTAAAGCTGGGTACTTTGAAGATTTATCTAATAAAGATTATCTCAAGCGAGTTAAGAATCATTACGCAGATAAATATGCGATAGATGGAAAGATTTACAATATCCCTTATACTGCTAATGCTTATGGTATCTATTACAACAAAGATAAATTTAAAGAACTGGGATTGAAAGTTCCAGAGACTTGGGAGGAATTTGAGGAATTAGTTGATACGATTATAGCAAAAGGGGAAACACCTTTTGCCATTGCAGGAGCAGATACTTGGACCTTGAATGGTTATCATCAGTTAGCTCTTGCCACTTCTACGGGTGGCGGTAAGGAAGCGAATGATTACCTACGTTTTTCCAAGCCAAATGCCATCAAGTCTTCAGATTCAGTGCTTAAAGATGATTTCAGACTGTTAGATTTATTCCGAAAAAAAGGTGCCATGCAAACCAACTGGCAGGGAGCAGGCTATACTGATGTTGTCGGTGCCTTCGCTAGAGGCGATGCCCTGATGACTCCAAATGGCTCTTGGGCTATCACAGCAATCAATGCGCAAGATCCTAAGTTTAATGTTGGAACTTTCCCTTTCCCTGGAAAGCAAAAAGGACAAAGCTTGACCATTGGAGCAGGAGACCTAGCTTGGTCTATCTCGTCAAGTAGTAAGCACAAGAAAGAAGCCAATGCTTTTGTTGAATATATGTCACGTCCAGAAGTTATGCAGAAATATTATGATGTGGACGGCTCACCAACAGCTATTGAAGGTGTCAAGGAAGCAGGTTCAGATGCACCGCTAGCCGGTCTTGCTGAACTAGCATTTACAGACCGACACCTCGTTTGGCTAGCCCAAGACTGGACCAGTGAAAGTGATTTTTATACCTTGACTGGGAACTATATTACAACTGGAAACAAAGAGGATATGGCGAAAGCACTAAATGCCTTCTTCAATCCGATGAAAGCAGACGTAGAGTAG